From Erwinia pyri, a single genomic window includes:
- a CDS encoding LLM class flavin-dependent oxidoreductase gives MQPSASRQLRLGLFVQPLGQHVSGWRLTSQLGSPTDIAWLTEIAQKAEAGLFDMFFVGDALATSVHRLPSTMARLEPLTLLAALAVSTRHIGLAATASTTFSDPFTLARSFSSIDHISRGRAAWNVVTSFSTDVARNFSRDDMPGHAERYAKAREFLEVSFKLWEAWEEGAVQPDAASGSYFVDDKIKAINHRGEHYQVQGPLNISRSPQGRPVIIEAGSSEDGQALAAATAEVVFTASASLEEGQTFYRSQKQQVKEAGRNPDHLLILPGVMPIVGRTLEEAKATWKALNSLVDIENGLRQLSARFGMDLSQLPLDGPVPDAPQGEGNQSRVKLFTEMAKRDNLTLRELAAVAAGSRGHRVVVGTAKEIADDFQQWLEQEGADGFNIMPATVPDQLDLFIELVVPELQRRGLFRERYQFKTLRENLGLPDYN, from the coding sequence CTTCGTCTCGGCCTGTTTGTTCAGCCTTTAGGGCAGCACGTCAGCGGCTGGCGACTCACCTCTCAGCTGGGTTCGCCGACCGATATCGCATGGCTGACAGAAATCGCCCAAAAGGCCGAAGCTGGCCTGTTTGATATGTTTTTCGTGGGGGATGCGCTGGCGACCAGCGTACACCGGCTGCCTTCAACCATGGCGCGCCTTGAGCCGCTGACGCTGCTGGCCGCGCTGGCGGTCTCTACCCGGCATATCGGCCTGGCGGCGACCGCCTCCACCACCTTCAGCGATCCCTTTACCCTGGCGCGCAGTTTCTCCTCCATCGACCATATCAGCCGGGGCCGGGCGGCCTGGAACGTGGTGACCTCATTCTCCACCGACGTGGCACGTAATTTCAGCCGCGACGATATGCCAGGCCATGCTGAACGCTACGCCAAAGCTCGCGAGTTCCTTGAGGTCTCCTTCAAGCTCTGGGAAGCCTGGGAAGAGGGCGCGGTGCAGCCGGATGCCGCCAGCGGCAGCTATTTTGTGGATGATAAAATCAAGGCGATAAACCATCGGGGTGAGCATTATCAGGTACAGGGACCGCTGAACATCTCCCGTTCGCCGCAGGGCCGGCCGGTGATTATCGAAGCGGGATCTTCTGAGGATGGTCAGGCGCTGGCCGCCGCAACGGCGGAAGTGGTCTTTACCGCCTCTGCCAGCCTCGAAGAGGGACAAACCTTTTACCGATCGCAGAAGCAGCAGGTTAAAGAGGCGGGGCGTAACCCTGATCATCTGCTGATTTTGCCTGGCGTGATGCCGATTGTGGGGCGCACGCTGGAGGAGGCGAAAGCGACCTGGAAAGCGCTGAACTCGCTGGTGGATATTGAAAACGGACTTCGCCAGCTCTCGGCGAGATTCGGCATGGATCTGAGCCAGCTTCCGCTCGATGGGCCGGTCCCTGATGCGCCGCAAGGTGAGGGCAATCAGAGCCGTGTGAAGCTGTTTACCGAGATGGCGAAGCGCGACAATCTTACGCTGCGCGAGCTGGCTGCTGTAGCCGCTGGCTCACGTGGGCATCGTGTGGTGGTGGGCACCGCCAAAGAGATAGCCGATGATTTTCAGCAGTGGCTTGAGCAGGAAGGCGCGGATGGCTTCAATATCATGCCTGCCACGGTACCGGATCAGCTCGACCTCTTTATTGAGCTGGTGGTGCCGGAGCTTCAGCGACGTGGTTTGTTCCGCGAGCGCTATCAGTTTAAGACCCTGCGGGAAAATCTGGGTCTGCCTGACTATAACTGA
- a CDS encoding NAD(P)/FAD-dependent oxidoreductase, with translation MAVNASTKNVVVIGGGVMGVSIATHLLRQGAEVTLVTEAERASGASGRSLAWLNSAGERSFAYHNLRMAGIDRYRTLFARQPDCGWLRFDGGLCWSKNDDAGSQARHAYETALGYDSTLTGPQTIDRFTPNIAREAMADTAIFNPGEGWVSLPHLIDFLLTGFQAGGGKWVEQAGKAAVKTDRAGNACGVSTAKAGDFTADVVVVACGPYTPEVVKPLGVTIPNGSPVSMLVTSEPLEHGLKAVLNTPRAAVRPNPGNTLVMDHDWYEAQFTQDADGRYQIPEAVITELMAESAKLLAGNPPLKAAGWKTGLKPIPGDGNPVLGELEKVPGCFVAFTHSGATLGLIVGELLAGEIISGEKHPMLEEFRAERF, from the coding sequence ATGGCTGTAAACGCATCGACAAAAAACGTAGTGGTGATCGGCGGCGGCGTGATGGGCGTATCAATCGCGACCCACCTGCTGCGCCAGGGGGCAGAGGTTACGCTGGTTACTGAGGCAGAAAGGGCTTCCGGCGCTTCCGGTCGCTCCCTGGCCTGGCTTAACTCTGCGGGGGAGCGCTCATTTGCCTATCACAATTTACGCATGGCGGGCATTGACCGCTACCGCACGCTTTTCGCCCGACAGCCTGACTGCGGCTGGCTGCGCTTTGACGGCGGACTCTGCTGGAGCAAGAACGACGACGCGGGCAGCCAGGCGCGTCACGCTTATGAAACCGCTCTCGGTTACGACTCAACCCTGACCGGGCCGCAGACCATTGACCGCTTCACGCCGAACATCGCCCGTGAGGCGATGGCCGACACGGCCATCTTTAACCCTGGCGAAGGCTGGGTTAGCCTGCCGCATCTGATCGACTTTTTACTGACCGGGTTTCAGGCTGGCGGCGGGAAATGGGTTGAACAGGCGGGTAAGGCTGCCGTTAAAACGGATCGGGCTGGCAACGCCTGTGGCGTCTCAACCGCGAAAGCGGGCGACTTTACTGCCGACGTAGTGGTGGTAGCCTGCGGACCATACACGCCGGAAGTGGTGAAGCCGCTTGGCGTGACTATTCCAAACGGATCGCCAGTCTCAATGCTGGTGACCAGCGAACCGCTGGAACATGGTCTGAAAGCGGTGCTGAACACGCCGCGCGCCGCCGTCCGCCCTAATCCTGGCAACACGCTGGTAATGGATCATGACTGGTACGAGGCGCAGTTCACACAGGATGCGGATGGCCGCTATCAAATCCCGGAGGCAGTTATCACAGAGCTGATGGCAGAATCCGCTAAGCTGCTGGCCGGAAATCCTCCGCTGAAAGCCGCCGGATGGAAAACCGGCCTGAAGCCCATTCCCGGTGATGGAAATCCGGTGCTGGGTGAGCTGGAGAAAGTACCCGGCTGCTTTGTGGCTTTCACCCATTCCGGCGCCACGCTGGGGTTGATTGTGGGTGAACTGCTGGCCGGGGAAATTATCAGTGGGGAGAAACATCCTATGCTCGAGGAGTTCCGCGCCGAACGCTTCTGA
- a CDS encoding APC family permease, with protein MAKGAFKQKLGLLDLSLLGIGSMIGSGWLYAALTSSGYAGAQTGWAWILGAIIVLMIGLVFAELSAAIPRAGGFVRYPNFSHGNVVGFVIGVSSLLAYTSTAGVEVEAVRQYAQYWWPAVSNSDGGPTALGFTVQILLLVGFFLLNYWSVSFFGRVNTIVTTFKFIVPLLTIGTLFLYYNGANLNVPPPPPGGAHGIFTSLTGAGIVFAYLGFRQAVDFAGEAKNPQRNVPLSIIIAIAVSFVIYIALQYAFMGAVPSEALSANGWDGLKKVFQSPYADLARSLGITWLINLILVDAVISPAGTGNIYLAGASRVLFAWARNGHLFKIFGKVDAKSGVPRGALWLSLILSIAWTLPSEFQVWGGLIGAVTSATVFTYMPGPVTLGAFRRHLPGMTRPFRLPVAAVLSPLAFAASTLLIYWSGWSVNEILIPILLLAWVGYAVFGKKSDTSGRDLQCAWWLLVYYVVVLILSYLGTFGGINALSSPVDMVLVVVASLACYYWGVSASLSVPEITDDEEIMDAPGN; from the coding sequence ATGGCTAAAGGTGCATTTAAACAAAAATTAGGACTGCTCGATCTCAGCTTGCTGGGGATCGGGTCAATGATCGGCTCTGGTTGGTTGTATGCCGCGTTGACCAGTTCCGGTTATGCTGGCGCACAAACTGGCTGGGCCTGGATCCTGGGCGCCATTATCGTGCTGATGATTGGGCTGGTCTTTGCGGAACTCTCCGCCGCGATCCCGCGTGCTGGTGGCTTTGTGCGCTATCCCAACTTCTCCCACGGTAACGTTGTCGGCTTTGTAATCGGCGTCAGTTCGCTGCTGGCTTATACCAGCACGGCTGGGGTAGAAGTGGAGGCGGTACGTCAGTATGCGCAATACTGGTGGCCTGCTGTCAGTAACAGCGATGGCGGTCCGACTGCCTTAGGCTTTACCGTACAAATCCTGCTGCTGGTGGGCTTCTTCCTGCTGAACTACTGGAGCGTGAGCTTTTTCGGCCGGGTGAACACCATTGTTACTACGTTTAAATTTATCGTCCCGCTGCTGACCATCGGTACGCTGTTTCTCTACTATAACGGCGCAAACCTGAATGTTCCGCCGCCGCCGCCTGGTGGCGCGCACGGCATCTTCACCTCTCTGACTGGCGCTGGCATCGTATTCGCCTATCTGGGCTTCCGGCAGGCCGTGGACTTTGCCGGCGAAGCCAAAAATCCGCAGCGTAACGTGCCTCTGTCAATCATCATTGCCATCGCGGTGAGCTTTGTGATTTACATCGCCCTGCAATATGCTTTTATGGGCGCCGTGCCTTCTGAAGCGCTTTCCGCGAATGGTTGGGATGGATTGAAGAAAGTCTTTCAGTCACCCTATGCCGATTTGGCACGTAGCCTGGGCATCACCTGGCTGATTAATTTGATCCTGGTGGATGCCGTTATCTCTCCCGCCGGAACCGGCAATATCTATCTGGCGGGTGCCAGCCGCGTGCTGTTTGCCTGGGCGCGCAATGGACACCTGTTTAAAATCTTTGGCAAAGTGGATGCCAAATCTGGGGTGCCTCGCGGGGCGCTTTGGCTGTCGCTGATCCTGTCGATCGCCTGGACGTTGCCATCTGAGTTTCAGGTCTGGGGTGGGCTGATTGGTGCCGTGACCTCCGCCACGGTATTCACCTATATGCCCGGGCCTGTCACCCTTGGCGCATTTCGTCGTCATTTGCCGGGCATGACTCGTCCCTTCCGCCTGCCAGTTGCTGCAGTGCTCAGCCCGCTGGCCTTTGCTGCCAGTACGCTGCTGATTTACTGGAGCGGCTGGTCAGTAAACGAAATCCTGATCCCGATTCTGCTGCTGGCCTGGGTAGGCTATGCAGTGTTCGGCAAAAAGTCCGATACCTCCGGCCGTGACCTGCAGTGCGCATGGTGGCTGCTGGTTTATTATGTTGTTGTCCTTATCCTTTCTTATCTCGGCACCTTTGGCGGCATCAATGCGCTCAGCTCTCCTGTCGATATGGTGCTGGTAGTGGTAGCCTCCCTGGCCTGTTATTACTGGGGCGTGTCGGCCAGTCTGTCCGTTCCCGAGATTACCGATGATGAGGAGATCATGGACGCGCCTGGCAACTAA
- the fucO gene encoding lactaldehyde reductase has translation MQHRMVLNETAWFGTGSLSQIVEEVTKRNFKKALLVTDKTLIKAGVVEKVTALLAKHQLPFMIYDEVVPNPTIATVQQGVELFKKSGADYLIAVGGGSPQDTAKAIGIIINNPEFADVRSLEGVAPTRNACVPIIALPTTAGTAAEVTINYVITDEEKRRKFVCVDPHAIPILAIIDAEMMASMPPALKAATGIDALTHAIEGYITKGAWELTDALHLKAIQIINRSLRASVAGEAKGVEDMALGQYIAGMGFSNVGLGLVHGMAHPLGAFYNVPHGVANAIILPHVMAWNAEFTGEKYRDIARAMGVGRVCGMNLNEVRAAAVQAVKQLSADVGIPARLRDVGMKEEDIPALAQAALDDVCTGGNPREATLAEITELYRQLY, from the coding sequence ATGCAACACAGAATGGTATTGAATGAAACCGCCTGGTTTGGCACCGGTTCGCTTTCGCAAATCGTGGAGGAAGTGACGAAACGAAACTTTAAAAAAGCATTACTGGTAACAGATAAAACCCTGATTAAAGCGGGCGTGGTCGAGAAAGTCACCGCCCTGCTGGCGAAGCACCAGCTCCCTTTTATGATTTATGACGAGGTGGTGCCCAATCCCACCATCGCCACCGTGCAGCAAGGCGTGGAGCTGTTCAAAAAATCAGGCGCGGACTACCTGATTGCCGTCGGCGGCGGCTCGCCGCAGGATACCGCCAAAGCCATTGGCATCATTATTAATAACCCGGAGTTCGCTGACGTGCGAAGTCTGGAAGGGGTTGCGCCAACCCGCAACGCCTGCGTGCCGATTATCGCCCTCCCCACCACTGCCGGAACGGCCGCCGAAGTCACCATCAATTATGTGATCACCGACGAAGAGAAGCGCCGCAAATTTGTCTGCGTGGATCCGCACGCTATCCCCATTCTGGCGATTATTGATGCAGAGATGATGGCGAGCATGCCGCCCGCCCTGAAAGCCGCCACCGGCATTGATGCGCTGACGCATGCCATTGAAGGCTATATCACCAAAGGCGCGTGGGAACTTACTGATGCGCTGCACCTGAAAGCGATTCAGATCATTAACCGCTCGCTGCGGGCTTCCGTTGCCGGGGAGGCGAAAGGCGTGGAGGATATGGCGCTCGGCCAGTATATCGCTGGCATGGGCTTCTCTAACGTCGGGCTGGGGCTGGTGCACGGCATGGCGCACCCGCTGGGCGCGTTTTACAATGTCCCTCATGGCGTGGCTAACGCCATCATCCTGCCGCACGTTATGGCGTGGAATGCGGAGTTCACCGGGGAAAAATACCGGGATATCGCCCGCGCAATGGGCGTGGGCAGAGTCTGCGGCATGAACCTGAATGAAGTGCGCGCCGCCGCCGTGCAGGCCGTAAAACAGCTCTCTGCGGACGTAGGTATTCCCGCCAGGCTGCGCGATGTAGGGATGAAAGAGGAAGATATTCCCGCCCTGGCGCAGGCCGCGCTGGACGATGTCTGCACCGGTGGCAATCCCCGCGAGGCGACCCTGGCGGAGATCACCGAGCTTTATCGCCAGCTTTACTGA
- a CDS encoding LacI family DNA-binding transcriptional regulator, whose product MTRAALRAKAPTITDVAREANVSKAQAARALGGYGSVSEEVATRVNAAAEKLGYRPNELARSMNTGRSNTLGVIVGDIENPHFGLALRGISDVARLAGYHVLLSNSDEKAEIEQEAVRVMLDKRVDGIIVAPCSSAAGQNPHLAQVLANGCALTLFDRAVSDLEVEVISVDFTAAALEATQELLELGHRRIAYVTSMQCNGAYCRPEDLGLTPVAQRVAGMELAFRQADLAFQPELIKTNALDDAAIGKIVGELFDCGEPPTAVIASDSLIAQSLMREFALRGLRIPQDLSFVMYDNFPWTEIVSPPLSVIEQPVYEMGREAARRIISQIRGDTAGPQPVFTTRYIRRGSVVSKAGDKAR is encoded by the coding sequence ATGACCAGAGCAGCGTTAAGGGCAAAAGCCCCCACCATCACCGATGTTGCCCGCGAGGCGAACGTTTCAAAAGCTCAGGCTGCACGGGCATTGGGGGGGTATGGCTCGGTGAGCGAAGAGGTCGCAACGCGGGTTAATGCGGCGGCGGAGAAACTGGGCTATCGCCCGAACGAGCTGGCGAGGAGCATGAATACTGGTCGTTCTAACACGCTTGGCGTGATTGTAGGCGATATTGAAAACCCACATTTCGGTCTGGCGCTGCGGGGCATCTCCGATGTGGCGCGGCTGGCGGGCTATCATGTGCTTCTCAGCAACAGCGATGAGAAGGCAGAGATTGAACAGGAGGCGGTAAGAGTCATGCTGGATAAGCGTGTCGATGGCATCATCGTTGCGCCCTGTAGCTCTGCCGCCGGGCAGAATCCCCATCTTGCACAGGTGCTGGCGAACGGCTGCGCGCTGACGCTGTTTGATCGCGCTGTTTCTGACCTGGAAGTAGAGGTGATCAGCGTTGATTTTACGGCTGCTGCGCTTGAGGCAACCCAGGAGCTGCTTGAGCTGGGGCACCGCCGCATTGCCTACGTTACCAGCATGCAGTGTAACGGTGCCTATTGTCGTCCGGAGGATTTAGGGTTAACGCCAGTAGCCCAACGAGTAGCCGGTATGGAACTGGCATTTCGCCAGGCGGATCTCGCTTTCCAGCCGGAGTTAATCAAAACGAATGCGCTTGATGATGCCGCTATTGGCAAGATTGTTGGTGAGCTGTTCGACTGCGGAGAGCCGCCTACAGCGGTGATCGCTTCAGACAGCCTGATCGCCCAGTCGTTGATGCGCGAGTTTGCACTGCGAGGCTTACGCATTCCCCAGGATCTGTCGTTTGTGATGTACGACAATTTCCCCTGGACTGAAATTGTCTCGCCGCCGCTTTCGGTCATTGAGCAGCCAGTTTATGAAATGGGCCGGGAAGCCGCCCGGCGTATCATTTCACAGATCCGTGGCGACACCGCCGGCCCGCAGCCCGTTTTTACCACGCGCTACATCCGCAGAGGCTCGGTGGTCAGTAAAGCTGGCGATAAAGCTCGGTGA
- a CDS encoding ABC transporter substrate-binding protein: protein MKSHKPLIALAASLLAAVTLFTSAASAASNDNPYGLIEPGHLRVASLGDAKPYTFTDASGQFTGFDVEFFTDVAHRLGIQKVDFIGQDFAGILPAVANGQYDAGVAAIGITKARQQTVDFSSGYLAGYLTVLTTKTSGVSNVDTLAKHRLAVVQGTLQESYAVDHFTQTDIVRFPDNNAAISAMNNGTVDAVFLDYEAAKSYADRYGLRHAADIPSFDAPAGFAIAKNKGAFKAALDKAIKASMQDGTWKRLYEKWFPGSPMPKQYLPVTEQTSQS from the coding sequence ATGAAATCGCATAAACCCCTGATCGCTCTGGCCGCCTCGCTGCTCGCGGCAGTCACTCTCTTTACCAGCGCTGCTTCGGCGGCCAGTAACGATAATCCTTATGGTTTGATTGAGCCGGGACACCTGCGGGTTGCCAGCCTGGGCGATGCCAAACCCTACACGTTCACCGATGCCAGTGGCCAGTTTACCGGCTTCGACGTCGAGTTCTTTACTGACGTGGCTCACCGGCTGGGGATCCAGAAGGTGGATTTTATCGGCCAGGATTTTGCCGGCATTCTGCCCGCCGTGGCGAATGGCCAGTATGACGCTGGCGTTGCCGCCATCGGCATTACCAAAGCCCGCCAGCAGACAGTGGATTTCTCCTCCGGCTACCTGGCTGGCTATCTGACCGTGCTCACCACCAAGACTTCCGGCGTCAGCAATGTTGATACGCTGGCGAAACACAGGCTGGCGGTTGTTCAGGGCACGCTTCAGGAGAGTTACGCAGTCGATCATTTCACGCAGACCGATATTGTGCGCTTCCCCGATAACAACGCCGCTATCTCGGCAATGAATAACGGCACGGTAGACGCGGTATTCCTGGATTATGAGGCGGCTAAAAGCTATGCCGATCGCTACGGCCTGCGCCATGCCGCCGATATCCCCTCCTTTGATGCGCCAGCCGGGTTCGCTATTGCTAAAAACAAAGGGGCGTTTAAGGCCGCGCTGGATAAGGCCATCAAAGCATCGATGCAGGATGGTACCTGGAAGCGCCTCTATGAGAAGTGGTTCCCCGGCTCGCCGATGCCGAAACAGTATCTTCCAGTGACTGAACAGACCTCGCAATCCTGA
- a CDS encoding amino acid ABC transporter permease encodes MDIIEILRRTFFDFPSMLQVLPQLLGTGLINTLIISLCATVMGTTIGLVLALMGISPSRWLRIPARLYTDLFRGLPSILTILLIGQGFARFSYQIFGPSPYPLGIFALSLIASAYMGEIFRSGIQSVERGQLEACRALGMSYARAMSLIVIPQGIRRVLPAVVNQFIAIIKDSSLVYLLGLMVNERELFRVGQDAAVLTGNLSPLMLAGLFYLMITVPMTHLVNFVDARYRTGRRKASAPQSGLKEVQEVQQRNALATGAASHLTPERGQ; translated from the coding sequence ATGGATATTATCGAGATCCTGAGAAGAACGTTTTTCGATTTTCCCTCAATGCTACAGGTTCTGCCGCAGCTGCTGGGAACGGGCCTGATCAATACGCTGATTATTTCGCTGTGTGCCACCGTCATGGGGACCACGATTGGCCTGGTGCTGGCGCTGATGGGCATCTCCCCTTCCCGCTGGCTACGTATTCCGGCACGCCTCTATACCGACCTGTTTCGCGGGCTGCCTTCCATTCTGACCATTCTGCTGATTGGCCAGGGCTTCGCCCGCTTCAGCTATCAGATTTTCGGCCCCAGTCCCTATCCGTTAGGGATCTTCGCGCTGAGCCTGATCGCCAGCGCTTATATGGGTGAAATTTTCCGTTCCGGCATTCAAAGCGTGGAGCGGGGGCAGCTGGAAGCGTGCCGCGCACTCGGTATGAGCTATGCGCGGGCCATGAGCCTGATCGTTATTCCACAGGGGATCCGCCGTGTACTTCCGGCGGTGGTGAATCAGTTTATTGCCATCATTAAAGACTCCTCGCTGGTCTATCTGCTGGGTCTGATGGTTAACGAGCGGGAGCTGTTTCGCGTCGGCCAGGATGCCGCCGTGCTGACCGGCAATCTCTCGCCGCTGATGCTGGCAGGGCTGTTCTACCTGATGATCACCGTACCCATGACCCATCTGGTGAACTTTGTTGATGCCCGCTACCGAACCGGGCGACGCAAGGCCAGCGCGCCGCAGAGCGGATTGAAAGAAGTGCAGGAGGTACAGCAGCGTAACGCGCTGGCCACCGGGGCCGCCTCACACCTCACGCCCGAGAGAGGACAATAA
- the ampH gene encoding D-alanyl-D-alanine-carboxypeptidase/endopeptidase AmpH — protein MDVRTLKPILHRLLALLVVVTPLSVMAARTAPDPLLASQIVDRYAQNIFYNTKATGMAIVAIDANQRVFASQGVIRPGSKVRPQKDSVIRIASLTKLLTSELLVKLSEQGVVRLDDPLSKYAPSRSSVPTYAGQTIRLINLATHTSGLPREQPGGKPHRPVFVWPTYSQRWNWLQSAHLKAAPGTQAAYSNLAFDLLGDALSKAAGVPYPTLLQREITRPLGMKDTTFTPSPDQCGRLMVAEKGASPCMNTLAAIGSGGIYSTPDDMGRWMQQFLSSDVHPRTTQADRIQTMIYQRDQLTRVIGMDVPGKASALGMGWVYMAPQGGRPGIIQKTGGGGGFITYMAMVPQYSVGVFIVVTRSAQTRFTPMSDGVNNLLTELIGNTPDSAQLAASIMAN, from the coding sequence ATGGATGTACGCACGTTGAAACCCATTCTTCACCGTTTGCTGGCCCTGCTCGTTGTGGTGACTCCGCTCAGCGTGATGGCCGCACGAACCGCCCCCGATCCGCTGCTTGCGTCCCAGATTGTTGATCGCTACGCGCAGAACATCTTCTATAACACCAAAGCGACCGGCATGGCGATAGTGGCCATTGATGCCAACCAGCGCGTCTTTGCCAGCCAGGGCGTTATCCGTCCGGGCAGTAAGGTTCGCCCGCAAAAAGATTCCGTTATCCGTATCGCCAGCCTGACGAAATTGCTGACCAGCGAGCTGTTAGTCAAACTCTCTGAGCAGGGTGTGGTAAGGCTTGACGATCCGCTGAGTAAATATGCTCCCTCGCGCAGCAGCGTACCCACTTATGCCGGGCAGACTATTCGTCTGATTAATCTTGCCACCCACACCAGCGGACTGCCTCGGGAACAGCCGGGCGGAAAGCCGCATCGCCCGGTGTTTGTCTGGCCAACCTACAGCCAGCGCTGGAACTGGCTGCAGAGCGCGCATCTGAAAGCCGCGCCGGGCACGCAGGCCGCGTATTCGAACCTGGCGTTTGACCTGCTGGGCGATGCGCTCTCTAAAGCCGCTGGCGTTCCTTATCCCACGCTGTTGCAGCGTGAAATTACCCGCCCGCTGGGGATGAAAGACACCACCTTTACCCCCTCCCCCGATCAGTGCGGTCGCCTGATGGTGGCGGAAAAAGGCGCAAGCCCGTGCATGAATACGCTGGCGGCGATTGGCAGCGGCGGTATCTACTCCACCCCGGACGATATGGGCCGCTGGATGCAGCAGTTCCTCTCTTCTGACGTGCACCCGCGCACTACACAGGCAGACCGAATTCAGACCATGATTTATCAGCGTGACCAGCTGACCAGGGTTATCGGTATGGATGTACCGGGCAAAGCTTCTGCGCTGGGGATGGGATGGGTTTATATGGCTCCGCAAGGTGGGCGGCCGGGAATTATTCAGAAAACCGGCGGCGGCGGCGGCTTTATTACCTATATGGCGATGGTGCCGCAGTACAGCGTGGGCGTATTTATTGTGGTGACCCGCTCGGCGCAGACCCGTTTCACGCCCATGAGCGATGGCGTGAATAATCTGCTGACAGAGCTGATTGGCAATACGCCGGACAGCGCGCAGCTTGCGGCAAGTATTATGGCTAATTAA
- a CDS encoding amino acid ABC transporter ATP-binding protein has translation MLNAATTTELAEERAFHGASLELRGLTLAYGDIEVLRNVSFHVAPGTTTCIIGPSGSGKSTLLRGINRLHEPKAGDVLLAGRSVLKDKPDALRLRIGMVFQHFNLFPDHSALQNVALAPWKIKGLSKKRAFGVAADRLEEVGLTARADHRPRDLSGGQQQRVAIARALAMDPEVMLFDEATSALDPELVKGVLTLMADLCQRGMTMVVVTHEMGFARKVADQVVFMDEGEIVESGTPGEIFDRPQSARLRQFLSEVL, from the coding sequence ATGTTGAATGCTGCAACGACCACAGAGCTGGCTGAGGAGAGAGCGTTCCACGGCGCCAGCCTTGAGCTGCGTGGGCTGACGCTGGCCTATGGCGATATCGAAGTGCTGCGCAACGTCTCTTTTCACGTTGCGCCAGGCACCACCACCTGCATTATCGGCCCTTCCGGGTCGGGCAAATCGACGCTGTTACGCGGCATCAATCGCCTGCATGAACCGAAAGCGGGCGACGTGCTGCTGGCCGGACGTTCGGTGTTAAAAGATAAACCGGATGCGCTACGCCTGCGTATTGGCATGGTTTTCCAGCACTTCAATCTGTTTCCCGACCACAGCGCGCTGCAAAACGTGGCGCTGGCGCCTTGGAAAATCAAGGGATTATCAAAAAAGCGTGCTTTCGGGGTTGCCGCTGACCGGCTGGAAGAGGTCGGTCTGACCGCCCGTGCCGACCATCGCCCGCGCGATCTCTCCGGCGGCCAGCAGCAGCGTGTGGCGATTGCCCGCGCGCTGGCGATGGATCCGGAAGTGATGCTGTTTGATGAGGCCACCTCGGCCCTAGACCCTGAGCTGGTGAAGGGCGTACTGACCCTGATGGCGGATCTCTGCCAGCGAGGAATGACTATGGTGGTAGTGACTCATGAGATGGGTTTTGCCCGCAAGGTGGCAGATCAGGTGGTGTTTATGGACGAGGGCGAAATCGTGGAAAGCGGCACGCCCGGCGAAATTTTTGACCGGCCCCAGTCCGCCCGACTGCGCCAGTTTCTCTCTGAAGTGCTCTGA